Below is a genomic region from Hyphomicrobiales bacterium.
GGATGGCGAAATCCACGGCCGCCCCGTAGCGGTCGGCAAGCTCCTGCGCCATTTCCCGCGTGGCCTCTAGCCGCTGCTCGGCCGACAGCTCATGCGGCAAGGCAACCTCGAACTCGCGGGCAACGCGGGCGTCTTTCCGCTTCTCGGCAAACTCGGCGGCGTTCCACAAGGCCGAGCGGTCCCGTGCCCAATCGGCGTTGACGCCTATGGGGCCGGCACCCGGTTCGGGCAAGACGATCTCGGCATGTTCGACGCCCTGCTTGGCCGTGTAGTCGTGCGTGATCCCGTCGCGCTCGTTGGTCAACTTTTCGCCGGCGCGATAGGCCATCGCAGCAACCGCGCTGCGCCCTGCCTTCCGCGAAACCGGCTTCATGCTGAAATGGTAGATCGCCAAGCGCCGCTTCCCTCTCCTGCCGACCGGCTCCGCCGCTCTCTCTGCGTCAGCGGCGCGCTGAGTTGCGAAGCAACTCGTAAGTGCGCCCTTCGTAATTCAATCGCTCCGCTCTTTCATGCCTCCGGTGTGGCGCTGCGGCAAGCTCTGTGCGAAACAATTGAGGTCGCGATTGTGCGTCTGTCAGCGCAATATTTCAACCGGAAGAAGGTGAATATGGCGGCGATGGGTGGAAAAACGACATGGCGCTGATAAAATCAGACGGCCGAAAAGAGGGAGACGATGCGATGGCGCGCAAGACGATCGAACAGCGATTGGCCGAACTGGATGCGCAGCGCGCCACGCTCAAGGCCAGGCTGTCGAAACAGGAACGCGCCAGGGACACACGACGCAAGGTGCTGCTCGGCGCGCTCGTCCTCCATCGCCTCGAACACGGCCCCGATGAAATCTCCAGGCAGCTCCCCGATTGGCTGCGCCGCGAGCTGCCCGGCTTTCTCACCCGCGACATGGACAAGGAACTGTTTGCCGATCTGCTGGCGACCCCATCGGATCGGGGACCGGCCTCGTGACCGATTTCCGCCTCGCCTGGGCCGCCTTCAGGAACATGCTGCGCGTTGCCGCCGGCGATCCGCTATGGGCCTTCACCAGCATTATCAGCGGCCCGTTTCGCGCCATCGCCTATTTCTATCATTACGGCCTGTTCTTCGTCTTCGTCGTGTTCGTCGTCGGCTTCGGACTCATGGGGCTCGTGCAATGGGCCGGCGTCGAGCGCGGCGGGGCGCTCTGGAATGTCGTCAACCTCGCCTACGCCGCTTTCATCCTGCTGTTCCTGTTCCGCTTCCTCTCCCGGCCGATGATCGACCATTTCGGGGACGTGGACGCCGACACCCACGGCTCGGCCCGCTTCGCCACCGACAAGGAAGTGGCTCCCCTCACCCGCGCCGGTTCCGGCCTGCTGATCGGCCGCCATCCGAAATCCAAAAAGCTGCTGCGCTATGACGGCCCGGCCCATCTGCTGACGATGGCACCGACACGCACCGGCAAGGGCGTGGGAACCATCATCCCGAATCTGCTGACCGCAAACCGCTCCGTGATCTGCATCGACCCCAAGGGCGAGAATGCCAGGATCGCCGGCCGCGCCCGCCAATCATTCGGCCCGGTCCATATCCTCGACCCCTTCGGCGTCACCGGCCAGCGCTCGGCCGCCTTCAATCCCCTCGATGCGCTCGACCCTGACGGCCTCGATGTCGCCGAAGATGCCTCTACCCTGGCCGACGCCCTGGTCTATGACGATCCGGGCGCGGCCGGCGAGGCGCATTGGAACGAAGAAGCCAAGGCGCTGATCGGCGGCATCATCCTCCATATCGTCGCCAACGAACCGCGCGACCGGCGCACCCTCGCCACCCTCCGCGAAAACCTCACCCTGTCGCCGGAAACCTTCACCGCCCTGCTCAAGAACATGCAGGCGTCATCCGCCGCCGGCGGCCTGGTCGCCCGCGCCGCCAACCGCCACCTCGGCAAGTCCGATCGCGAGGCGGCCGGCGTGCTGTCGGCCGCGCAGCGCCATACCCATTTCCTCGACTCGCCCCGCATGACCGCCGTGCTCGGCCGCTCGGATTTCCGCTTTGCCGCTCTCAAGGCCAGGACCGCCACCGTCTTCCTCGTCCTGCCGCCCGATCGCCTCGCCACCTATTCCCGATGGCTGCGCCTGCTCGTCACCCAAAGCCTCACCGACATGGCCCGCTATCCCGCAAAGACGGCCGCCAGCGCGTCCCCTGCCCCGGTCCTCTACCTGCTCGATGAGTTCGCCGCCCTCGGCCATCTCGCGCCCGTCGAGCGCGCTATGGGCCTCATGGCCGGCTACGGCGTCCAGCTCTGGCCGATCCTGCAGGACGTTCACCAGCTCCGCGCCACATACGGCACCCGCGCCGGCACCTTCCTGTCCAACGCCGGCGCCCTGCAGGTCTTCGGCGTCAACGATCACGACAGCGCCCGCCTCGTCTCCGATCTGCTCGGCCAGGAAACCGCCGTGTTCAAGACGATGGGCCAGGCGCTCGATTCCGAAAAGTCAGGGATCTCCTACGGCGAGCATCATTCCGGCCGGCCGCTGCTCACACCCGATGAGGTCCGCAACCTGCCGCAAAACGCCGAACTGCTGTTCCTCGCCGGGCAACGCCCGATCGTCGCCGGCAAGCTCGCCTATTATGCCGATCCCGAGTTCAAAGGGCTGTTCGACCCGGCATAGGCACAAGGGCCCGAAACCATAGTGCTCGGCGGTGTCAAAAGGTGGGTTCTCGCCATGCTCGCGGGCCCCATCTGGTGATGATGCCCGCTGCGCGTGGCTCCGATCCCGGCCCAAGGGCCGCTTTTGACGCCGCCTGCGCTCCTATGGAATCCTGAACCTGTCGGGACGAAGGGCGTCCCGCCCTTCGCTCCGCTCCGGGTTCTCCACGCCTGCGGCGCGTCGAACAAAGGGCGCGATGATGAAAATGTAATGAAATATGAATTGTTAGTTGACGTCTAGACGTCAATCGCTGATGGTGCCCCCGTAAGAGGGTGGACTGATTCATGTCGCTGGCTCCCGGCACCATACGCGATTCCATAATCGATTTCTTGAGCGTTGTTGGCTCTGACGCCTCGACAGGCGAAATCCTGAGCGCGGTGAAAACCCGCCTTGGCGATGTAGCGCCCTCTTCGGTAAGGTCGTATTTGAATCTCAATACACCGCAAACCTTCGAGCGGACGGGCTGGGGCCGCTACCGGCTCAACGTGAACGGTCATCTGCATGTATTGGAGAACAACAAGCCGGCTGCGGAGTTTACCGCCGTGTCGATCGACAAGGCCAAGCTCTATCATGCCGACTGCTTCAAATGGCTGGCGCAACAGCCTGCTCATTCGATTCATGCGGTCGTGACTGACCCGCCCTACGGCTTGGTCGAATACACCGCAAAGGAAACGGCGAAGCTGCGCGCCGGCAACAAAGGCGGGATATGGCGTGTCCCCCCTGCCT
It encodes:
- a CDS encoding Type IV secretion system protein VirD4, with translation MTDFRLAWAAFRNMLRVAAGDPLWAFTSIISGPFRAIAYFYHYGLFFVFVVFVVGFGLMGLVQWAGVERGGALWNVVNLAYAAFILLFLFRFLSRPMIDHFGDVDADTHGSARFATDKEVAPLTRAGSGLLIGRHPKSKKLLRYDGPAHLLTMAPTRTGKGVGTIIPNLLTANRSVICIDPKGENARIAGRARQSFGPVHILDPFGVTGQRSAAFNPLDALDPDGLDVAEDASTLADALVYDDPGAAGEAHWNEEAKALIGGIILHIVANEPRDRRTLATLRENLTLSPETFTALLKNMQASSAAGGLVARAANRHLGKSDREAAGVLSAAQRHTHFLDSPRMTAVLGRSDFRFAALKARTATVFLVLPPDRLATYSRWLRLLVTQSLTDMARYPAKTAASASPAPVLYLLDEFAALGHLAPVERAMGLMAGYGVQLWPILQDVHQLRATYGTRAGTFLSNAGALQVFGVNDHDSARLVSDLLGQETAVFKTMGQALDSEKSGISYGEHHSGRPLLTPDEVRNLPQNAELLFLAGQRPIVAGKLAYYADPEFKGLFDPA
- a CDS encoding Mobilization protein yields the protein MALIKSDGRKEGDDAMARKTIEQRLAELDAQRATLKARLSKQERARDTRRKVLLGALVLHRLEHGPDEISRQLPDWLRRELPGFLTRDMDKELFADLLATPSDRGPAS